One genomic segment of Paraburkholderia caffeinilytica includes these proteins:
- the mraY gene encoding phospho-N-acetylmuramoyl-pentapeptide-transferase: MLLALAQWLQNDASFLRVFSYLTFRAVMATITALLIGLVCGPAVIRKLTAMKVGQAVRKDGPQTHLVKSGTPTMGGVLILLGIAVATLLWADLTNRFIWIVILVTFGFGVIGWVDDYRKVVYKDPRGMSSREKYFWQSVIGLFAAVYLAFSVSEASNVRVFDLFMAWVRSGLSMGLPARADLMLPFVKSISYPLGVWGFIVLTYLVIVGASNAVNLTDGLDGLVIMPVVLVGASLGVFAYVMGSSVYSKYLLFPHIPGAGELLIFCSAMGGAGLAFLWFNTHPAQMFMGDVGALALGGALGTIAVIVRQEIVLFIMGGIFVAETLSVMLQVTWFKYTKRRFGEGRRLFKMAPLHHHFELSGWKETQVVVRFWIITLMLCLFGLSTLKLR; encoded by the coding sequence ATGCTACTGGCGCTGGCGCAATGGCTGCAGAATGACGCAAGCTTCTTGCGCGTGTTCAGTTATCTGACTTTCCGTGCGGTGATGGCCACCATCACCGCGCTGCTGATCGGGCTCGTCTGCGGCCCGGCGGTGATCCGCAAGCTGACCGCGATGAAGGTCGGCCAGGCCGTTCGCAAAGACGGTCCGCAAACGCACCTCGTCAAATCCGGCACGCCGACGATGGGCGGCGTGTTGATTCTGCTCGGCATCGCCGTCGCAACGTTGCTGTGGGCCGATCTGACCAACCGTTTCATCTGGATCGTGATTCTCGTCACGTTCGGTTTCGGCGTGATCGGCTGGGTCGACGATTACCGCAAGGTGGTCTACAAGGACCCGCGCGGCATGTCGTCGCGCGAAAAATATTTCTGGCAGTCGGTGATTGGCCTGTTCGCGGCGGTGTATCTCGCGTTCAGCGTGTCCGAAGCGAGCAACGTGCGCGTGTTCGACCTGTTCATGGCGTGGGTGCGCAGCGGCTTGTCGATGGGCTTGCCGGCGCGCGCCGACCTGATGCTGCCATTCGTCAAATCGATCAGCTATCCGCTCGGTGTGTGGGGCTTCATCGTGCTGACGTATCTGGTGATCGTCGGCGCGAGTAACGCGGTCAATCTCACCGACGGCCTCGACGGCCTCGTGATCATGCCGGTCGTGCTGGTCGGCGCATCGCTCGGTGTGTTCGCTTATGTGATGGGTAGCTCGGTCTATTCGAAGTACCTGCTGTTTCCGCATATCCCCGGTGCCGGCGAGTTGCTGATCTTCTGTTCGGCGATGGGTGGCGCAGGGCTCGCGTTCCTCTGGTTCAACACGCACCCGGCGCAGATGTTCATGGGCGACGTCGGCGCGCTCGCACTCGGCGGCGCGCTCGGCACGATCGCCGTGATCGTGCGCCAGGAAATCGTGCTCTTCATCATGGGCGGCATTTTCGTCGCGGAGACGCTCTCCGTGATGTTGCAGGTGACGTGGTTCAAGTACACCAAGCGCCGCTTCGGCGAAGGACGGCGTCTCTTCAAGATGGCGCCGCTGCATCACCATTTTGAATTGTCGGGATGGAAGGAGACGCAGGTGGTCGTGCGCTTCTGGATCATCACGTTGATGCTGTGTCTGTTCGGTTTGTCCACGCTCAAGTTGCGTTAA
- a CDS encoding UDP-N-acetylmuramoyl-tripeptide--D-alanyl-D-alanine ligase, which translates to MTMFSLREAAALIPGATVLGDDSVTFERVSTDSRSAGPGDLFVAIKGERFDAHDFLPEVASRNVTAALVTRTPQDWQAPALRVADTRVALGALARGWRRTFSMPLVAVTGSNGKTTVKEMIASIFAAAVGADARLATAGNFNNDIGLPLTLFRLHAAHQLAVVELGMNHPGETALLAKIAEPTVAVVNNAQREHQEFMATVEAVALEHASVIHALTPAGVAVFPADDAYASIWRVAATGNRIVDFALNTAERATEAAVTGTFNGNVLSIDTPEGHVDVTLQVLGDHNAHNALAATSAALAAGVSLDAIRRGLESFGAVKGRLQVKRAALGTLAGATVIDDTYNANPDSMRAAIDVLASRESPRVLVMGDMGEVGDNGPAFHREIGAYAKERGIDALYALGDASRDACSAYGANAHHVTDVGTLVAQLQQAGFGSAATLLVKGSRFMQMERVVDAVTSPQPNAAGSTPAAH; encoded by the coding sequence ATGACCATGTTCTCGCTGCGTGAAGCTGCTGCACTGATCCCCGGCGCCACCGTGCTGGGTGACGACAGTGTCACGTTCGAACGCGTGTCGACCGATAGCCGCAGTGCCGGTCCCGGCGATCTGTTCGTCGCAATCAAGGGTGAGCGTTTCGACGCGCACGACTTCCTGCCGGAAGTCGCATCGCGCAACGTCACGGCGGCACTGGTGACGCGCACGCCGCAAGACTGGCAGGCGCCCGCGTTGCGCGTGGCCGATACGCGTGTCGCGCTCGGCGCGCTTGCACGCGGCTGGCGGCGCACGTTCAGCATGCCGCTCGTCGCCGTGACGGGCAGCAACGGCAAGACGACGGTCAAGGAAATGATCGCGTCGATCTTCGCCGCCGCGGTCGGCGCGGACGCGCGTCTCGCGACCGCCGGCAACTTCAACAACGATATCGGCTTGCCGCTCACGCTGTTCCGCCTGCACGCCGCGCATCAACTGGCGGTGGTCGAACTCGGCATGAACCATCCGGGCGAGACCGCGCTGCTCGCGAAGATCGCCGAGCCGACGGTTGCGGTGGTGAACAACGCCCAGCGCGAGCATCAGGAATTCATGGCGACGGTCGAAGCGGTCGCGCTCGAACACGCCAGCGTGATTCACGCGCTCACGCCGGCAGGTGTCGCCGTGTTCCCGGCCGATGATGCGTACGCGAGCATCTGGCGCGTCGCGGCAACCGGCAACCGCATTGTCGACTTCGCGTTGAACACCGCCGAGCGCGCGACCGAAGCCGCCGTGACCGGCACGTTCAACGGCAATGTTCTGAGTATCGACACGCCGGAAGGCCACGTCGACGTCACGCTGCAAGTGCTCGGCGACCACAACGCGCACAACGCGTTGGCCGCGACTTCGGCCGCGCTCGCCGCAGGCGTGTCGCTCGACGCGATCAGGCGTGGCCTCGAATCGTTCGGCGCGGTGAAAGGCCGTTTGCAGGTGAAGCGCGCAGCGCTCGGCACACTCGCCGGCGCAACCGTGATCGACGACACCTACAACGCCAACCCCGATTCGATGCGTGCGGCAATCGACGTGCTCGCGTCGCGCGAATCGCCGCGTGTGCTGGTGATGGGCGACATGGGCGAAGTCGGCGACAACGGCCCGGCATTTCACCGCGAAATTGGCGCGTACGCCAAGGAACGCGGTATCGACGCGCTATACGCGCTGGGCGACGCTTCGCGCGACGCCTGCAGCGCGTATGGCGCAAACGCGCATCACGTGACCGATGTCGGCACGCTGGTCGCGCAATTGCAGCAGGCCGGTTTCGGTTCTGCGGCAACGCTTCTCGTGAAAGGCTCGCGTTTCATGCAAATGGAACGCGTGGTGGACGCCGTAACGAGTCCACAACCCAACGCAGCGGGCAGCACGCCCGCGGCACATTGA
- a CDS encoding UDP-N-acetylmuramoyl-L-alanyl-D-glutamate--2,6-diaminopimelate ligase, producing the protein MSALRKKHPAHRQIADALNWLHAHVQPGAHLHADTRSLAAGDAFFAYAVDGADNRPFIDGAIERGAAAVLVQPEGFSGAIDSSTTLAVPALNELAGSIASAWYADPSDGMLAIGITGTNGKTSCSQWISAALTALGKRCAIIGTLGTGLPGQLVHTGFTTPDAPQLQRSLAQLRDAGAQAVAMEVSSHALHQGRVNGTAFDIAVFTNLTQDHLDYHGTFEAYETAKARLFAWPELRAAVINRDDAAGRRLLASTKSHARTIAYGLDEVLKDGPQADAWLLASNVRATATGTAFHLTTSDWGSAEVDVQTLGAFNVSNLLGVLGALLAADVPFDAALAELAKLEPVNGRMQRLGGRLQNDEPLVVIDYAHTPDALEKTLEALRPMAAARGGELICMFGCGGDRDATKRPLMGAIAEKLADGVVVTSDNPRSEDPQSIIEQIAAGMKDASKARRIEDRASAILQAIRGAAREDVIVLAGKGHEATQEIMGKKRAFSDQDHARLALAARATHVRGGGE; encoded by the coding sequence ATGAGCGCGCTGCGTAAGAAGCATCCGGCGCACCGGCAAATCGCCGACGCACTCAACTGGCTGCACGCCCACGTGCAGCCAGGCGCGCATCTGCACGCCGACACGCGCTCGCTCGCCGCGGGCGACGCGTTCTTTGCCTATGCCGTCGACGGCGCGGATAACCGCCCGTTTATCGACGGCGCGATCGAGCGTGGCGCGGCGGCCGTGCTGGTGCAGCCCGAAGGCTTTAGCGGTGCGATCGATTCATCTACGACATTGGCCGTGCCGGCATTGAACGAACTGGCCGGTTCGATTGCGAGCGCCTGGTATGCCGATCCGAGCGACGGCATGCTGGCGATCGGCATCACCGGCACGAACGGCAAGACGTCCTGCAGCCAATGGATTTCCGCGGCCTTGACCGCACTCGGCAAGCGTTGCGCGATCATCGGCACGCTCGGCACCGGTCTGCCGGGGCAACTGGTGCACACGGGCTTCACGACGCCCGACGCGCCGCAACTGCAACGCAGTCTCGCGCAATTGCGCGACGCGGGTGCTCAAGCAGTGGCGATGGAAGTGTCGTCGCACGCGCTGCACCAAGGCCGTGTGAACGGCACGGCGTTCGACATTGCCGTGTTCACGAATCTCACGCAAGACCACCTCGACTATCACGGCACGTTCGAAGCTTACGAAACCGCCAAGGCACGTCTGTTTGCGTGGCCGGAATTGCGCGCCGCGGTGATCAATCGCGACGATGCCGCCGGTCGCCGCCTGCTCGCGAGTACCAAGAGCCATGCACGCACGATCGCCTACGGTCTCGATGAAGTGCTCAAGGATGGGCCGCAAGCCGATGCCTGGTTGCTCGCTTCGAATGTGCGAGCAACCGCGACTGGCACCGCGTTCCATCTGACCACATCGGACTGGGGCAGTGCGGAAGTCGACGTGCAAACGCTCGGCGCATTCAACGTCAGCAATCTGCTCGGCGTACTCGGCGCATTGCTCGCCGCCGACGTGCCCTTCGACGCCGCGCTTGCCGAACTGGCGAAGCTCGAGCCGGTAAATGGCCGCATGCAACGTCTTGGCGGCCGCTTGCAGAACGACGAGCCGCTGGTCGTGATCGATTACGCGCATACGCCGGACGCGCTGGAAAAGACCTTGGAAGCCTTGCGCCCGATGGCGGCCGCACGCGGCGGCGAACTGATCTGCATGTTCGGCTGCGGCGGCGACCGCGACGCGACCAAGCGTCCGCTGATGGGCGCGATCGCCGAGAAGCTGGCCGATGGCGTGGTCGTGACCAGCGACAACCCGCGCAGCGAAGATCCGCAGTCGATCATCGAGCAAATCGCTGCAGGCATGAAAGACGCGTCGAAGGCGCGCCGTATCGAGGACCGCGCGAGCGCGATCCTGCAAGCGATCCGCGGCGCCGCCCGGGAAGACGTCATCGTGCTGGCCGGCAAGGGGCATGAAGCAACACAGGAAATCATGGGTAAGAAGCGCGCTTTCTCCGATCAGGACCATGCTCGCCTTGCGCTCGCCGCACGGGCAACGCACGTACGCGGAGGTGGCGAATGA
- a CDS encoding peptidoglycan D,D-transpeptidase FtsI family protein, which produces MKKSSTRKSVAFSANPILSVRLPMWRSKLVVFMLFMAFVALTARAFWIQGPGNAFYQKQGEIRYQRRLELPATRGKILDRNGLVLATSLPVRAIWAIPESVPDDLGADKLTALGKLLGMTNKELRAKLSEDKTFVYVKRQVPVDVAEKVTALDIPGIYARDEYKRFYPEGEITAHLIGFTNVEDEGQEGVELGDQKLLAGMSGSRRVIKDRMGHIIEDVDEQVVPHNGQDVDLSIDSKIQYIAYTNLKAAVEKFKAKAGAAMVIDVRTGEVLALVNYPTYNPNDRSHLTGDQLRNRILTDTFEPGSIMKPFTVSLALDLHRVTPTTLVDTGPGRFVLDGAPITDDSAFGVLTVGGVIQKSSNIGATKIAMQLKPEEMWNMYTSIGLGQAPKVGFPGAAAGRLRPWKSWRRIEQATMSYGYGLSVSLFQLGRAYTAIAHDGEIMPVSIFRTPGDQPATGPQIFAPTTAREVRAMLETVTAPGGTSPDAAVPGYRVGGKSGTAYKHGAHGYDHSKYRASFVGMAPMPNPRIVVAVSVDEPTAGSHFGGQVSGPVFSAIVGDTLRSLNVPPDMPVKQMVVSDDSAPAAPSAPPSPAAVKKLSTSAGAKKMTIAANAKSHPGVVR; this is translated from the coding sequence ATGAAAAAATCGTCGACTCGCAAAAGCGTCGCTTTTTCGGCGAACCCGATCCTGTCGGTGCGACTGCCCATGTGGCGCTCGAAACTCGTCGTGTTCATGCTCTTCATGGCGTTTGTCGCGCTGACCGCGCGCGCCTTCTGGATTCAGGGACCCGGCAACGCCTTCTATCAGAAGCAGGGTGAAATCCGCTATCAGCGCCGCCTCGAATTGCCGGCCACGCGGGGCAAGATTCTCGATCGCAACGGCCTCGTGCTTGCCACGAGTCTGCCGGTGCGCGCCATCTGGGCGATTCCCGAGTCGGTGCCGGACGACCTGGGCGCCGACAAGCTGACTGCGCTCGGCAAGCTGCTCGGCATGACGAACAAGGAGCTGCGCGCCAAGCTGTCGGAAGACAAGACCTTCGTTTATGTGAAGCGCCAGGTGCCGGTCGACGTCGCCGAGAAGGTCACCGCGCTGGACATCCCCGGCATTTATGCGCGCGACGAGTACAAACGCTTCTATCCGGAAGGCGAAATCACGGCCCACCTGATCGGCTTCACCAATGTGGAAGACGAGGGCCAGGAAGGCGTCGAACTCGGCGATCAGAAGTTGCTGGCCGGCATGTCGGGCAGCCGCCGCGTCATTAAAGACCGCATGGGCCACATCATCGAGGACGTGGACGAGCAGGTCGTGCCGCATAACGGCCAGGACGTCGATCTCTCGATCGACAGCAAGATCCAGTACATCGCATATACGAACCTGAAAGCGGCCGTCGAGAAATTCAAGGCGAAGGCCGGCGCGGCGATGGTGATCGACGTGCGGACCGGCGAAGTGCTCGCACTGGTTAACTACCCCACGTACAACCCGAACGACCGTTCGCACCTTACGGGCGACCAACTGCGCAACCGCATTCTCACGGACACCTTCGAGCCGGGTTCGATCATGAAGCCGTTCACGGTGTCGCTCGCGCTCGACCTGCACCGCGTGACGCCGACTACACTGGTAGACACGGGGCCGGGCCGCTTTGTGCTCGACGGTGCGCCGATTACCGACGATAGCGCGTTCGGCGTGCTGACGGTAGGCGGCGTGATCCAGAAGTCGAGCAACATCGGCGCGACGAAGATCGCCATGCAGCTCAAGCCCGAAGAGATGTGGAATATGTATACCAGCATCGGTCTCGGCCAGGCGCCGAAGGTCGGCTTCCCGGGCGCGGCGGCGGGCCGTCTGCGGCCGTGGAAGAGCTGGCGCCGCATCGAGCAGGCGACCATGTCGTACGGCTACGGCTTGTCGGTGTCGCTGTTCCAGTTGGGGCGTGCGTACACCGCGATCGCGCATGACGGCGAGATCATGCCGGTATCGATTTTCCGCACGCCTGGCGATCAACCGGCCACGGGGCCGCAGATTTTCGCGCCCACCACCGCTCGCGAAGTGCGCGCGATGCTCGAAACCGTTACTGCGCCGGGCGGCACGTCGCCGGACGCGGCCGTGCCGGGCTATCGGGTCGGCGGCAAGAGCGGTACTGCCTACAAGCATGGCGCTCACGGCTATGACCACTCCAAGTACCGCGCTTCGTTCGTCGGCATGGCGCCGATGCCGAATCCGCGCATCGTCGTCGCCGTGTCGGTCGACGAACCGACGGCCGGCAGCCACTTCGGTGGTCAGGTGTCGGGTCCGGTGTTCTCGGCGATCGTCGGCGATACGCTGCGTTCGCTGAATGTGCCGCCGGATATGCCGGTCAAGCAGATGGTCGTGTCGGACGATTCAGCGCCTGCCGCGCCGAGCGCGCCACCCTCGCCCGCGGCGGTCAAGAAACTCTCCACCAGCGCCGGCGCAAAGAAGATGACGATTGCCGCCAACGCGAAAAGCCATCCCGGAGTTGTGCGATGA
- the ftsL gene encoding cell division protein FtsL, producing MSRLNIFLLMIVMGCALSVVNATNQQRQIFIQLQRAQSQERQLQQDYSQLQYQQSALSKTSRIEQIATDSLKMQSVTTGRTQYLTLDPGAAKAEDAPIPTSGPASAPVASRRGGVR from the coding sequence ATGAGCCGCCTCAATATCTTCCTGCTGATGATCGTGATGGGCTGCGCATTGTCCGTCGTCAACGCTACCAATCAGCAGCGTCAGATCTTTATTCAGTTGCAGCGCGCGCAATCGCAGGAGCGCCAGCTGCAGCAGGATTATTCACAGCTTCAATATCAGCAGAGCGCGTTGTCGAAGACGTCGCGCATCGAGCAGATCGCCACTGATTCCCTGAAGATGCAATCGGTCACGACCGGCCGTACCCAGTACCTGACGCTCGATCCGGGCGCCGCCAAGGCTGAAGACGCGCCGATCCCAACTTCCGGCCCGGCGTCGGCGCCGGTCGCGAGCCGTCGCGGAGGCGTGCGATGA
- the rsmH gene encoding 16S rRNA (cytosine(1402)-N(4))-methyltransferase RsmH has translation MAPAMGNELQHRTVLLEEAVEALVTRADGVYVDGTFGRGGHSRLVLEKLGEAGRLIAFDKDPLAIATAQQIADPRFGIVHESFASLRDAIAARGVGRVSGVLLDLGVSSPQVDDPERGFSFRADGPLDMRMDPTRGESAADWLARATVQELTEVIRDYGEERFAFQIAKALVARRAESDRLGPLVSTGELAQIVANVVKTREKGKDPATRTFQAIRIHINQELAELQVVLEAALSLLEQGGRLVVISFHSLEDRIVKRFMQAHASTPAVDRRLPIRAVDLPSPPLKIIGRVFASDAEVAANPRARSAVMRVAERIAP, from the coding sequence ATGGCACCTGCGATGGGAAACGAATTGCAGCATCGCACGGTGCTGCTGGAAGAGGCGGTCGAGGCGCTGGTCACGCGCGCGGACGGCGTGTATGTGGACGGAACGTTCGGGCGCGGCGGCCATAGCCGGCTGGTGCTGGAGAAGCTGGGTGAAGCGGGGCGGCTGATCGCGTTCGACAAAGACCCGCTCGCCATTGCCACGGCTCAGCAGATTGCGGATCCGCGCTTTGGCATCGTGCACGAGAGTTTTGCTTCGCTGCGCGACGCGATCGCGGCGCGTGGGGTAGGGCGGGTGTCGGGTGTCTTGCTGGATCTGGGCGTGTCGTCGCCGCAAGTCGACGATCCGGAGCGCGGTTTCAGTTTCCGTGCCGACGGCCCGCTCGACATGCGGATGGACCCGACGCGCGGCGAGTCCGCTGCTGACTGGCTGGCGCGGGCCACGGTGCAGGAATTGACGGAGGTGATACGAGATTATGGGGAAGAACGGTTTGCTTTTCAGATTGCAAAGGCGCTTGTTGCTCGCCGGGCAGAGTCCGACCGTCTTGGGCCTCTCGTCAGCACGGGCGAGCTTGCCCAAATCGTGGCTAACGTCGTCAAAACCCGTGAGAAGGGCAAGGATCCGGCAACCCGCACCTTTCAGGCTATACGGATTCACATCAATCAAGAGCTTGCGGAGCTGCAAGTCGTTTTAGAAGCAGCGTTGTCGCTGTTGGAGCAAGGGGGGCGGCTGGTGGTCATCAGCTTTCATTCGCTCGAGGACCGGATCGTCAAACGATTCATGCAGGCGCACGCCAGTACGCCCGCGGTGGACCGCCGTCTGCCGATTCGCGCAGTCGATCTGCCGAGCCCTCCGCTCAAAATCATCGGCCGCGTGTTCGCCAGCGACGCTGAAGTCGCCGCGAACCCGCGCGCCCGTTCTGCCGTGATGCGTGTGGCGGAGCGGATCGCACCATGA
- the mraZ gene encoding division/cell wall cluster transcriptional repressor MraZ — protein MFQGASALTLDAKGRMSIPSRYRDALQTQAEGRVTITKHPDGCLLLFPRPEWEIFRDKVDKLPMNAAWWKRIFLGNAMDVDMDGAGRVLVSPELRAAGSLEKEVNLLGMGRHFELWDAQIYAAKEQAAIAEGMPEALKNFTF, from the coding sequence GTGTTCCAAGGGGCGTCGGCGCTGACGCTCGATGCGAAAGGGCGGATGTCGATTCCCTCTCGCTATCGGGATGCGCTGCAAACACAGGCAGAGGGCCGGGTGACGATCACCAAGCACCCGGACGGCTGCCTGTTGCTCTTTCCTCGCCCGGAGTGGGAGATCTTTCGCGACAAGGTCGACAAGCTGCCTATGAACGCGGCCTGGTGGAAGCGCATTTTTCTCGGCAATGCCATGGACGTCGATATGGACGGCGCGGGTCGTGTGCTCGTGTCGCCGGAATTGCGCGCGGCCGGCTCGCTGGAGAAGGAAGTGAACCTGCTTGGCATGGGCCGTCACTTCGAGTTGTGGGACGCACAAATTTACGCAGCAAAGGAACAGGCAGCGATCGCCGAGGGCATGCCCGAAGCGTTAAAGAATTTCACGTTCTGA
- the coq7 gene encoding 2-polyprenyl-3-methyl-6-methoxy-1,4-benzoquinone monooxygenase: MFLDELISEFDRGLRSMTGVSRMSRPLPVPQESAAEHAELSPTERAHAAGLMRVNHVGEVCAQALYQAQKLATRSPSLRAVFNHAAMEEEDHLAWTAKRLEALDSRPSLLNPLWYTGALAIGLAAGRLGDRVSLGFMAETERQVEQHLDSHLDQLPAADRESRAIVEQMRVDEMEHGKSAMDAGGVELPFPARALMRAVSKVMTRTAYYL, from the coding sequence ATGTTTCTGGACGAGTTGATTAGCGAGTTTGATCGGGGTTTACGCTCAATGACCGGCGTGTCGCGGATGAGTCGTCCATTACCGGTTCCGCAAGAATCGGCTGCGGAGCATGCCGAACTCTCCCCGACGGAACGTGCGCATGCGGCCGGGTTGATGCGTGTGAACCACGTCGGTGAGGTGTGCGCCCAGGCGCTTTACCAGGCTCAGAAACTCGCGACCAGGTCGCCGTCTTTGCGGGCCGTGTTTAATCACGCTGCCATGGAAGAAGAGGATCATCTGGCGTGGACCGCCAAACGCCTCGAAGCACTCGATTCCCGTCCAAGTCTATTGAATCCGCTCTGGTACACCGGCGCGTTGGCGATCGGCCTCGCGGCAGGCCGTCTTGGTGATCGAGTGAGTCTCGGTTTCATGGCCGAGACTGAGCGCCAGGTCGAACAGCATCTGGATAGCCATCTGGATCAGCTACCCGCGGCGGACCGTGAATCGCGCGCGATCGTCGAACAGATGCGCGTAGATGAAATGGAGCATGGTAAATCCGCGATGGACGCGGGTGGCGTCGAATTGCCGTTCCCTGCACGCGCGCTGATGCGTGCGGTATCGAAAGTCATGACCCGCACCGCCTATTACCTATAA